A single region of the Gemmatimonadota bacterium genome encodes:
- a CDS encoding aspartate aminotransferase family protein produces the protein MVRRFGERLPRLRTRVPGPSSEAVVRRLRAVESPNLVCVAPAPPIVWRQARGANVRDVDGNIYIDLTAGFAVAAAGHSNRRVARAIGAQARRLAHGLGDVHPPEIKLRLLERLSELAPGRLKVTILASAGAEAVEVALKTAWLRTGRPGVLAFTGGYHGLTLGALATTWRREFRDPFRAQLCPGVLFAPYAVPYQAGGADAALATALQETERLLVEAAAAGAPVGAILVEPVQGRGGIVVPAAGFLAGLRSFCDGRELVLIFDEVYTGFGRTGRWFACEHAGVVPDILVVGKALSGALPLSAAVGTREVMEAWPASMGEAIHTSTFLGNPIACAAALAHLEEIERRGLVERARHLGEWLSARLQTWKERHTAVGDVRGLGLMQGVELVEHRGTRRPATEMAARVVQAALGRGVLLLAEGPSANVLAFTPPLVITRLQLEYAVDVVEEEVARAASS, from the coding sequence ATGGTCCGGCGCTTTGGCGAGCGACTGCCCCGCCTGCGCACGCGCGTTCCGGGGCCATCCTCCGAGGCGGTGGTCCGGCGACTCCGCGCGGTGGAATCGCCCAACCTGGTCTGCGTGGCACCCGCGCCGCCGATCGTGTGGCGCCAGGCGCGAGGCGCCAACGTGCGCGATGTCGACGGCAACATCTACATCGACTTGACGGCCGGGTTTGCGGTAGCTGCAGCCGGCCACTCGAACCGCAGGGTCGCGCGTGCCATCGGGGCGCAGGCTCGGCGACTTGCGCACGGTCTGGGCGACGTCCATCCCCCGGAGATAAAGCTGCGGCTGCTCGAGCGGCTGTCCGAGCTGGCGCCCGGGCGGCTGAAGGTGACGATCCTGGCGAGCGCGGGCGCGGAAGCCGTGGAAGTGGCGCTCAAGACGGCCTGGCTGCGGACGGGTCGCCCCGGGGTGCTGGCCTTCACCGGCGGCTATCACGGTTTGACCCTGGGGGCCCTGGCCACAACGTGGCGGCGGGAGTTTCGCGACCCGTTCCGAGCGCAGCTCTGCCCGGGTGTGCTCTTCGCTCCCTATGCCGTTCCCTACCAGGCTGGAGGAGCCGACGCTGCCCTGGCCACGGCGCTGCAGGAAACAGAGCGGCTGCTGGTGGAGGCGGCCGCCGCAGGTGCGCCCGTGGGCGCGATACTGGTCGAGCCGGTGCAAGGTAGGGGCGGGATCGTCGTGCCGGCGGCAGGGTTTCTGGCCGGCCTGCGCTCGTTCTGCGATGGGCGGGAACTGGTCCTCATCTTCGACGAGGTGTACACGGGCTTCGGCCGAACGGGGCGCTGGTTCGCCTGCGAGCACGCGGGCGTGGTGCCGGATATCCTGGTCGTGGGGAAGGCGCTGAGCGGCGCTCTGCCGTTGAGCGCCGCGGTGGGGACGCGCGAGGTCATGGAGGCCTGGCCGGCGTCCATGGGCGAGGCGATCCACACGAGCACGTTCCTGGGCAATCCCATAGCTTGCGCGGCAGCACTGGCGCACCTGGAAGAGATCGAGCGCCGCGGCCTGGTCGAGCGCGCCCGGCACCTGGGGGAATGGCTGAGTGCACGGCTGCAGACATGGAAGGAGCGCCACACGGCCGTCGGCGACGTGCGCGGGCTGGGCCTCATGCAGGGGGTGGAACTGGTCGAGCACCGCGGGACCCGCCGGCCGGCCACGGAAATGGCGGCGCGGGTGGTGCAGGCGGCGCTGGGGCGCGGCGTGCTGCTTCTGGCTGAGGGGCCTTCAGCGAACGTGCTCGCCTTCACGCCGCCGCTCGTGATCACGCGGCTTCAGCTCGAGTATGCGGTGGACGTCGTCGAGGAAGAAGTGGCGCGCGCGGCCTCGTCGTAG
- a CDS encoding SDR family oxidoreductase, translating to MAERWALILGASSGFGEATALGLARAGHPIFGVHLDRRSTLPHVEEVTRQIEEGGRRVRFFNMNAADPERRENALEEMKAALGPGEDVGILLHSLAFGTLRPFIHEDALNEQQMDMTLRVMAHTLVDWTQGLVRRGMMGEGARIFAMTSGGSTRIIPSYGAVSAAKCALESHCRQLAVELVPHGITVNAIRAGVTDTPALRKIPGHERLIEAAQARNPSGRLTRPEDVARALVALSAPDTYWMTGNVINVDGGEEITA from the coding sequence ATGGCAGAACGGTGGGCTCTGATCCTGGGCGCATCCAGTGGCTTTGGTGAAGCCACGGCCCTCGGCCTGGCGCGCGCGGGACACCCCATCTTCGGGGTGCACCTGGACCGGCGCAGCACGCTGCCGCATGTAGAGGAGGTTACGCGGCAGATCGAGGAGGGCGGCCGCCGGGTGAGGTTCTTCAACATGAATGCTGCCGACCCGGAGAGGCGCGAGAACGCTCTCGAGGAGATGAAGGCAGCGCTCGGTCCGGGCGAGGATGTGGGCATCCTGCTGCATTCCCTGGCCTTCGGCACACTGCGCCCGTTCATTCACGAGGACGCTCTCAACGAGCAGCAGATGGACATGACCTTGCGCGTCATGGCCCACACGCTCGTAGACTGGACCCAGGGATTGGTCCGCCGGGGCATGATGGGGGAGGGCGCCCGCATCTTCGCCATGACCTCCGGCGGCTCGACGCGCATCATCCCCAGCTATGGCGCGGTGAGTGCCGCGAAGTGCGCACTGGAGTCGCATTGCCGGCAGCTCGCCGTGGAACTGGTCCCGCACGGCATCACCGTGAACGCGATCCGCGCCGGCGTGACCGACACGCCCGCACTACGCAAGATCCCGGGCCACGAGCGACTCATCGAGGCCGCCCAGGCCCGCAATCCTTCCGGGCGGCTGACCCGTCCTGAGGACGTGGCACGCGCCCTGGTTGCACTCTCGGCCCCGGACACCTACTGGATGACGGGAAATGTGATCAACGTGGACGGCGGAGAAGAGATCACCGCCTGA
- a CDS encoding NAD-dependent epimerase/dehydratase family protein yields the protein MNPAERFLVTGATGFVGTHLVQALCAAGASVRALVRPTSEVARLAELGVELVPGALEDGAALARAVEGADVVLHLAATTRARNAQGYWRANAEGTRALVQAVLKAARPPRRLVYLSSLAAAGPARNGAPIERQDAPRPVSAYGRSKLEGEFACLAAAGEREVVVLRAPVVYGPRDRDLLLFFRLAARGVLPVPAGPERTLQLVHVTDLTAALILAATTAAAAGIYHAADPRPYAWPDVARLMGQAVGRRARTMLLPAALFRAAGAASELASAIRGRPSIFNRDKVRELLAPAWLCETAAARRELRFEAAISLPEGLAATAAWYRAHGWL from the coding sequence TTGAATCCGGCAGAGCGGTTCCTGGTCACGGGCGCCACGGGCTTTGTCGGCACGCATCTCGTGCAGGCGTTGTGCGCGGCGGGCGCATCCGTTCGCGCGCTGGTGCGGCCAACCAGCGAGGTGGCGCGGCTGGCGGAGCTGGGCGTTGAACTGGTGCCAGGCGCACTCGAAGATGGCGCGGCCCTGGCGCGGGCGGTCGAGGGTGCGGACGTCGTCCTGCACCTGGCGGCCACGACGCGTGCGCGCAACGCGCAAGGCTACTGGCGCGCGAATGCAGAAGGCACACGCGCGCTGGTGCAGGCGGTTCTGAAGGCAGCGCGGCCGCCACGGCGCCTGGTGTACCTCAGCTCGCTGGCGGCCGCAGGCCCGGCGCGGAACGGAGCGCCAATAGAGCGCCAGGATGCGCCGCGGCCGGTGAGCGCCTACGGCCGGAGCAAGCTGGAAGGGGAGTTCGCCTGTCTGGCGGCCGCGGGCGAGCGGGAGGTAGTGGTCCTGCGGGCGCCCGTGGTGTATGGCCCGCGCGACCGGGACCTGCTGCTCTTCTTCAGACTCGCGGCTCGCGGCGTGCTGCCCGTGCCAGCAGGGCCGGAGCGGACCCTCCAGCTCGTGCATGTGACCGATCTGACTGCAGCGCTGATCCTCGCGGCAACGACCGCCGCTGCGGCCGGCATCTACCACGCGGCGGATCCCCGGCCCTATGCCTGGCCGGATGTCGCGCGCTTGATGGGCCAGGCGGTGGGCCGGCGGGCGCGCACCATGCTTCTGCCCGCGGCGCTTTTCCGCGCCGCCGGCGCCGCGAGTGAGCTGGCCTCCGCGATCCGCGGGCGGCCCAGCATCTTCAACCGGGACAAGGTTCGCGAGCTACTGGCGCCAGCATGGCTCTGTGAGACGGCGGCGGCGCGCCGGGAGCTGAGGTTCGAGGCTGCGATTTCGCTGCCGGAGGGGCTTGCTGCGACCGCGGCCTGGTACCGCGCTCACGGCTGGCTGTGA
- a CDS encoding aminotransferase class I/II-fold pyridoxal phosphate-dependent enzyme, with the protein MSLFEKCESYTRAREVQAAGYYPYFIPIEASYDTEVIVRGQPKIMVGSNNYLGLTHHPKVLEAAQAALKRYGSGCTGSRFLNGTLDLHEQLEERLARFLDAEAALVFSTGYQTNLGVIDTLVGRDEHLFLDKLNHASIVDGGRLALGVVHRYPHGDLQALERQLARAPADAGKLIVTDGIFSMEGDIADLPAVVALAEFYGAQVMVDDAHAFGVLGGRGGGTAQHFHLEGRVDLIMATFSKSLASIGGVIAGPELVIHYVKHHARSLIFSASMPPASVATVLAALEVIETEPERREALWRNTRRMQEGLRSLGYDIGRSETPVIPVLIGDLEKMLVFWKALFDAGVFTNPVTPPAVPDNSCRLRISLMATHTDDHIDFVLDAFAKVGRQMATI; encoded by the coding sequence ATGAGCCTCTTCGAGAAGTGCGAAAGCTATACCCGGGCGCGGGAGGTGCAGGCCGCGGGCTACTACCCCTATTTCATACCCATCGAGGCTTCTTACGACACCGAGGTCATCGTACGCGGGCAGCCCAAGATCATGGTGGGCTCGAACAACTACCTCGGTCTGACCCACCACCCCAAGGTGCTCGAGGCTGCGCAAGCTGCGCTGAAGCGCTATGGCAGTGGGTGCACCGGCAGCCGTTTCCTGAATGGCACGCTCGACCTGCACGAGCAGCTCGAGGAGCGCCTGGCCCGCTTCTTGGATGCGGAGGCGGCGCTGGTCTTCAGCACGGGCTATCAGACCAACCTGGGCGTGATCGACACGCTGGTAGGGCGGGACGAGCACCTGTTTCTGGACAAGTTGAACCACGCGAGCATCGTCGATGGCGGGCGCCTCGCCCTCGGCGTGGTGCACCGCTACCCGCACGGCGACCTGCAGGCCCTCGAGCGACAGCTCGCCCGCGCGCCCGCCGACGCCGGGAAGCTGATCGTGACCGACGGCATCTTCTCGATGGAGGGCGACATCGCCGACCTGCCCGCTGTCGTGGCCCTGGCGGAGTTCTACGGCGCGCAGGTCATGGTGGACGACGCGCACGCCTTCGGCGTGCTGGGCGGGCGCGGTGGGGGCACGGCCCAGCACTTCCACCTCGAGGGCCGGGTGGACCTCATCATGGCCACGTTCTCGAAGTCGCTGGCCTCGATCGGCGGCGTGATCGCCGGCCCGGAGCTGGTGATCCATTACGTCAAGCACCACGCGCGCTCCTTGATCTTCAGCGCCAGCATGCCGCCGGCGTCCGTGGCCACGGTGCTGGCCGCGCTGGAGGTGATCGAAACGGAGCCGGAGCGCCGAGAGGCGTTGTGGCGCAACACGCGACGCATGCAGGAGGGGTTGAGGAGCCTGGGTTACGACATTGGCCGGAGTGAGACGCCCGTCATCCCGGTGCTCATCGGCGACCTGGAGAAGATGCTGGTCTTCTGGAAGGCGCTTTTCGACGCGGGCGTGTTCACCAACCCGGTGACGCCGCCGGCCGTCCCCGACAACTCGTGCCGGCTGCGCATCTCGCTCATGGCGACGCACACGGACGACCACATCGACTTCGTGCTGGACGCCTTCGCGAAAGTGGGACGGCAAATGGCGACCATATGA
- a CDS encoding N-acetyltransferase has product MSRGGAAAGGVGIHPVRGRRDLSEFLRLPWRIYRGDRAWVPPLLGEQKKLLNRRRHPFHKHAEVEYFLARRGREVVGRIAAIVNHRHVEFHAEAAGFFGFLESVEDGEVSSSLLAAAESWVASRGMECIRGPMNFSTNEECGLLVAGFEHPPMVMMMHNPPYYSALLESAGYSKCKDLLAYFLDDPNPPERLVRGAARLEEAGGIRVRPIRLRRFREEVALIQEIYNSAWERNWGFVPMTADEFQELARQLRPVVNPNLCLIAEVRGEPVGFALALPDLNQALHRINGRLFPLGLLKILWYARKIDAARIITLGLKPGFRRLGLDALLYLRLYQDGVKAGYVRGECSWILEDNWEMRRALERMGGRVYKTYRIYEKRF; this is encoded by the coding sequence ATGAGTCGCGGCGGCGCCGCAGCGGGCGGGGTGGGTATCCACCCCGTTCGCGGCCGCCGGGATCTGAGCGAATTCCTGAGGCTGCCATGGCGTATTTATCGGGGCGATCGAGCGTGGGTGCCGCCTTTGCTGGGAGAGCAGAAGAAGCTGCTGAACCGCCGGCGCCACCCGTTCCACAAGCACGCTGAAGTCGAGTATTTCCTGGCCCGCCGCGGCCGGGAGGTGGTGGGGCGGATCGCGGCCATCGTCAACCACCGGCACGTGGAGTTTCACGCCGAAGCTGCAGGCTTCTTCGGTTTCCTGGAAAGCGTAGAGGACGGCGAGGTTTCGAGCTCGCTGCTGGCGGCGGCGGAGTCGTGGGTCGCGTCGCGGGGGATGGAGTGCATCCGCGGGCCCATGAACTTCTCGACCAATGAGGAGTGCGGTCTCCTGGTAGCCGGCTTCGAGCACCCGCCCATGGTGATGATGATGCACAACCCGCCGTACTATTCGGCGTTGCTGGAGTCAGCGGGGTACTCGAAGTGCAAGGATCTGCTGGCGTACTTCCTGGATGATCCGAACCCACCGGAGCGGCTGGTGCGCGGTGCTGCGCGGCTGGAGGAGGCTGGCGGGATCCGGGTGCGTCCGATCCGGCTGCGGCGGTTCCGGGAGGAAGTGGCGCTGATCCAGGAAATCTACAATTCGGCATGGGAGCGGAACTGGGGCTTCGTGCCTATGACGGCGGACGAATTCCAGGAACTGGCGCGCCAGCTCCGGCCGGTGGTGAATCCCAACCTCTGCCTGATCGCGGAGGTGCGCGGTGAGCCGGTGGGGTTCGCACTGGCGCTGCCCGATCTGAACCAGGCGCTGCATCGCATAAACGGCCGGTTATTTCCGCTGGGACTGCTGAAAATCTTGTGGTACGCGCGGAAGATTGATGCCGCGCGTATTATCACCCTGGGCCTCAAGCCCGGCTTCCGGCGGCTGGGGCTGGATGCGCTGCTGTACCTGCGCCTCTACCAGGACGGCGTGAAGGCGGGGTATGTTCGGGGCGAGTGTTCCTGGATCCTGGAGGACAACTGGGAGATGCGCCGGGCACTGGAGCGGATGGGTGGGCGGGTATACAAGACCTACCGGATCTACGAGAAGCGCTTCTAG
- a CDS encoding phosphatase PAP2 family protein: MNSTTVARSATERLFAAYALLSALALAFPRRPLYAALLAALHVAAAAVLLRASLAVPGARRRPVSPAAAWLRDWYPLLLIPALYTELAVLNRAVHGGRYFDPLLQRWEMAVFGGQPSRGLAAAAPHLWLSEALHGAYLSYYIIIYGPPLLLYLRGRRAEFRQVVFALMLTFFVHYAFFIYFPVQGPRYLFPAPAGEMARGWLYRLSHFLLEAGSSQGAAFPSSHVAVAAAQTWLSARYLPRLAPWVGVLTLGLALGAVYGGFHYATDAAAGLLLGVLLAAAAPAAAGLLTGRAEPLERPAGGSYYAGPLSRDTRA; encoded by the coding sequence GTGAACTCGACCACTGTAGCCAGGAGTGCGACGGAGCGGCTTTTCGCGGCCTACGCCCTGCTCTCGGCCCTGGCGCTGGCTTTCCCCCGTCGTCCGCTCTACGCAGCCCTGCTCGCCGCCCTGCACGTGGCGGCCGCAGCAGTCCTGCTTCGAGCCTCTTTGGCGGTGCCGGGCGCGCGCCGGCGGCCAGTCAGCCCGGCGGCTGCCTGGCTGCGCGATTGGTACCCGCTGCTGCTGATTCCCGCGCTCTACACTGAGCTGGCCGTGCTCAACCGGGCCGTGCACGGAGGCCGCTATTTCGACCCGCTCTTGCAGCGCTGGGAGATGGCGGTGTTCGGGGGGCAGCCGAGTCGAGGCCTGGCTGCTGCGGCGCCACACCTCTGGCTTTCCGAGGCCTTACACGGCGCGTATCTCTCCTACTACATCATTATTTACGGCCCGCCGCTGCTCCTGTACCTTCGTGGCCGCCGGGCCGAGTTCCGGCAAGTAGTTTTCGCCCTGATGCTGACCTTCTTCGTGCATTACGCGTTCTTCATCTACTTTCCTGTGCAGGGCCCGCGCTACCTCTTCCCCGCGCCGGCCGGTGAGATGGCCCGCGGCTGGCTGTACCGTCTCTCGCATTTCCTGCTGGAGGCGGGCTCGAGCCAGGGTGCCGCCTTTCCCTCCTCTCACGTGGCCGTGGCCGCAGCTCAGACGTGGCTCTCGGCGCGCTATCTGCCCAGGCTTGCTCCCTGGGTCGGCGTGCTGACGCTGGGGCTGGCACTGGGCGCGGTGTACGGTGGGTTTCACTACGCGACCGATGCGGCGGCAGGACTCCTTCTCGGCGTGCTGCTGGCGGCGGCCGCGCCGGCGGCAGCCGGACTGTTGACCGGGCGCGCCGAGCCGCTGGAGCGGCCGGCGGGGGGATCGTATTACGCCGGACCTCTGAGTCGGGACACTAGGGCGTGA
- a CDS encoding CPBP family intramembrane metalloprotease — MSMRAELRRIAAGIPLLAAAVVWLAAPELAWPARALTTFLLAILPGLILAQVQVAAEIPERLPRAAIYLSSAAALWILTGLAVAAALASGYTAQTLGLRRLDWPATLGWSCAILAGGMGLLVAGRVLRLPESALLRHLLPRSRLERLAFVGLSVSAGVGEELVFRGFAIPAIQTASASWLLALLLSSGVFGLLHAYQGAAGAVRAGILGLLLAIPFKLSGSLLPSMIGHTALDLLAGLWLADWLLRR; from the coding sequence GTGAGCATGCGGGCCGAGTTGCGGAGAATCGCCGCCGGCATTCCGCTGCTTGCGGCTGCCGTAGTCTGGCTGGCCGCGCCGGAGCTTGCCTGGCCGGCGCGAGCACTCACCACGTTCCTGTTGGCCATCCTGCCCGGCCTCATTCTGGCGCAGGTTCAGGTTGCTGCCGAGATTCCCGAGCGCCTGCCCCGCGCCGCCATCTACCTGAGCTCGGCGGCCGCGCTGTGGATCCTGACTGGCCTGGCCGTAGCCGCCGCGCTTGCCAGCGGATACACGGCGCAAACGCTGGGACTGAGGCGCCTGGACTGGCCGGCGACGCTGGGGTGGAGTTGCGCCATACTCGCCGGAGGCATGGGGCTGCTGGTGGCTGGCCGCGTGCTGCGACTCCCGGAGAGCGCATTGCTGCGCCACCTGCTGCCTCGCAGTCGGTTGGAGCGGCTGGCTTTCGTGGGGCTGTCTGTCTCAGCGGGTGTTGGCGAAGAGCTGGTTTTCCGAGGGTTCGCCATTCCCGCCATCCAGACGGCTTCCGCGTCCTGGCTGCTCGCGTTGCTGCTCAGCTCGGGCGTCTTCGGCTTGCTGCATGCGTATCAGGGGGCGGCAGGCGCAGTGCGCGCCGGCATCCTCGGGTTGCTGCTAGCCATCCCGTTCAAGCTCTCGGGGAGTCTCTTGCCCTCCATGATCGGCCATACGGCGCTGGATCTCCTCGCCGGACTGTGGCTGGCCGATTGGCTGCTGCGGCGGTAG
- a CDS encoding DNA-3-methyladenine glycosylase I — MSKAVRRCDWVGEHPLSVAYHDTEWGVPEHGDQKLFEHLILDGAQAGLSWFTILSKRAAYRAAFEGFDPERIARFEAGRVVELLRNPGIVRNRQKIESTVTNARALLRLQDELGSFAHFLWHFVGGRPRRNAWRALAELPARTPESEAMSRALLQRGFRFVGPTICYAFMQATGMVNDHLVDCFRYHEVGQGITG; from the coding sequence GTGAGCAAGGCGGTCAGGCGCTGCGACTGGGTGGGCGAGCACCCGCTGAGTGTGGCGTATCACGACACCGAGTGGGGCGTGCCGGAGCACGGGGATCAGAAGCTCTTCGAGCACCTGATCCTGGACGGCGCTCAGGCGGGGCTGAGCTGGTTCACGATCCTGAGCAAGCGGGCAGCCTACCGCGCCGCCTTCGAGGGGTTCGATCCCGAACGGATAGCCCGCTTCGAGGCCGGAAGAGTGGTGGAGCTGCTGCGTAACCCCGGAATCGTGCGCAACCGGCAGAAAATCGAATCCACGGTCACGAACGCCCGTGCCTTGCTGCGCCTGCAGGACGAGCTGGGCAGTTTTGCCCATTTCCTCTGGCACTTCGTCGGGGGTCGGCCGCGCCGGAACGCGTGGCGGGCGCTGGCGGAACTCCCGGCCCGCACGCCGGAGTCAGAGGCGATGAGCAGGGCGCTGCTGCAAAGGGGGTTTCGCTTCGTCGGCCCTACCATTTGCTACGCTTTCATGCAGGCCACCGGCATGGTCAATGATCACCTGGTGGACTGCTTCCGCTACCACGAGGTCGGCCAGGGCATCACCGGTTAA
- a CDS encoding helix-turn-helix domain-containing protein, translating to MFDKQALALLEKALGGKAIIRKVPLPSEDAGSALEVRTRGGQHERFRLVPWKRRAEESEAKKAASWQSRYYRRMWVLRNASDGLRQELRESHACFVDLAGAVHLDLPYLIVDRSDLKPVPALSSTSRLIDPFADRSSQVVRVLLTHPVARGWGVRELAAAASVTPSTASRTARQLERQGLVSLRRAGRTARVVVSDPMTLVRRWANAYDWGRNTRHTFEPPGNGIQEILARIRNDLSDVSRWGLTLPTGAWLVAPELQWGAVHVYVELSGLDISEIAQRNGWRPADDGSFHVLFPYYKHSVWRDLRTDLPVPVVSDLQLVLDLWHYPGGREMANHLVQSRLRRVWEG from the coding sequence ATGTTCGACAAGCAGGCCCTGGCGCTGCTGGAAAAGGCGCTGGGCGGAAAGGCTATTATCAGGAAGGTGCCGCTCCCGTCGGAGGACGCGGGCAGCGCGCTGGAAGTGCGGACGCGCGGCGGGCAGCACGAGCGGTTTCGGCTGGTCCCCTGGAAGCGTCGTGCGGAGGAGTCGGAGGCGAAGAAAGCCGCTTCCTGGCAATCGCGCTACTACCGGCGCATGTGGGTATTGCGCAACGCATCGGATGGCCTGCGTCAGGAGCTACGGGAATCGCACGCCTGCTTTGTGGACCTGGCCGGCGCCGTGCATCTGGACCTGCCCTATCTGATTGTGGACCGCTCGGACCTGAAGCCGGTGCCGGCGCTCAGCTCGACGAGCCGCCTGATCGATCCGTTCGCGGACCGCAGCTCCCAGGTGGTTCGGGTACTGCTCACGCATCCCGTGGCGCGGGGGTGGGGAGTGCGGGAGCTGGCTGCTGCGGCCTCGGTTACGCCCTCGACGGCGTCGCGAACCGCTCGCCAGCTCGAGCGCCAGGGTCTCGTCTCCCTGCGGCGGGCCGGCCGCACGGCTCGCGTGGTGGTAAGCGACCCCATGACGCTCGTCCGGCGCTGGGCAAACGCCTACGATTGGGGGCGTAACACGCGTCACACCTTCGAGCCCCCGGGAAATGGCATCCAGGAGATCCTTGCCCGAATCCGCAACGATCTCTCGGACGTGAGCCGCTGGGGGCTGACCCTGCCAACGGGTGCCTGGTTGGTAGCTCCGGAGCTGCAGTGGGGCGCGGTCCACGTCTATGTCGAGCTGAGTGGGCTGGACATCTCCGAGATCGCCCAGCGCAACGGCTGGCGCCCCGCGGACGATGGAAGTTTCCACGTCCTCTTTCCCTACTACAAGCATTCGGTCTGGCGGGATCTGCGCACGGACCTGCCCGTGCCGGTGGTAAGTGACCTGCAGCTAGTCCTCGACCTCTGGCATTACCCGGGCGGCCGGGAAATGGCCAATCACCTGGTTCAGAGCCGTCTGCGGCGCGTCTGGGAGGGTTAA